Proteins encoded within one genomic window of Bacteroides sedimenti:
- a CDS encoding hemolysin family protein, which yields MEFAIILLLLVLNGFFSMYEIALVSSSKARLETLASKGNISARNLLKQLEEPEKFLSTIQIGITLIGIISGAFGGVAVAHNIVPLFEKIPGAEAYAQDLALIVTVAIITYLSLVIGELVPKSIGLSNPEKIAITLCPFMRIVTKITFPFVYLLSLSTRLFNKILGIEGRERIITQEELKVILHQSSEQGIIDKDETNMLRDVFRFSDKRANELMTHRTDAVFLHTNYTQKEVLDIIEQKHFSKYLLTDETQDEVIGVVSVKNIISMIGSDNAFDLKSIAQPPLFIPESLYAKKVLELFKKNKNKFGVVVNEYGGIEGIITLHDLTESIFGDIQEENEVEEEPIVKRKDGSLLVDASMNIGDFMEEMGIMFYDDLESENFNTLGGLAMFYIGRIPKAGDIFNYQNLQFEVVDMDNGRVDKLLVVIK from the coding sequence ATGGAATTTGCTATAATATTGCTTCTTCTTGTACTTAACGGTTTTTTTTCAATGTACGAAATAGCCTTGGTATCTTCAAGTAAGGCAAGATTGGAAACACTGGCGAGCAAAGGAAATATATCGGCCAGAAATTTGTTAAAACAGCTGGAAGAGCCCGAAAAATTTCTTTCTACAATTCAAATAGGAATCACACTTATCGGTATCATATCAGGAGCTTTCGGAGGTGTAGCAGTAGCACATAACATTGTTCCGCTATTCGAAAAGATACCCGGAGCTGAAGCTTACGCTCAAGACCTGGCTCTAATTGTTACTGTAGCCATAATTACCTATTTATCACTAGTCATTGGCGAACTGGTTCCAAAATCGATCGGGCTTTCGAACCCTGAAAAGATTGCAATTACTCTTTGTCCTTTTATGAGGATCGTGACTAAAATAACCTTTCCATTTGTTTATTTGCTCAGTCTTTCTACCCGACTATTTAATAAAATACTGGGGATTGAGGGACGAGAACGAATTATTACTCAGGAGGAGCTTAAGGTTATTCTGCATCAAAGTTCAGAACAAGGAATTATTGACAAGGATGAAACAAACATGTTAAGAGATGTGTTTCGTTTTTCTGATAAACGTGCCAATGAACTGATGACTCATCGCACGGATGCTGTCTTTCTACACACAAACTATACTCAGAAAGAGGTGCTGGATATTATTGAACAGAAACATTTCAGTAAATATTTGCTCACAGATGAGACTCAGGATGAGGTAATTGGAGTGGTATCGGTAAAGAATATTATTTCAATGATTGGAAGTGACAACGCTTTTGACTTGAAAAGCATTGCACAGCCTCCGCTCTTTATCCCTGAAAGTCTTTATGCTAAGAAAGTGCTGGAACTCTTTAAAAAGAATAAAAACAAGTTTGGAGTGGTAGTCAATGAATATGGAGGAATTGAAGGCATCATTACCTTGCATGATTTGACTGAAAGTATTTTTGGAGATATTCAGGAAGAAAATGAAGTGGAAGAAGAACCTATTGTGAAGCGAAAAGATGGTTCATTGCTGGTAGACGCTTCCATGAATATTGGAGACTTTATGGAAGAGATGGGGATTATGTTTTACGATGACCTGGAAAGTGAAAATTTTAATACCCTTGGTGGACTGGCTATGTTCTATATTGGAAGAATACCTAAAGCCGGAGATATTTTCAACTATCAAAATCTGCAATTTGAAGTAGTAGACATGGACAACGGACGGGTC
- a CDS encoding alpha/beta hydrolase: protein MSTRNPSNIKFSENSLHYLIRKPKIKTDNPPLILLLHGVGSNEKDLFSISDRLPDDFLVVSARAPHKIDNGSYAWYQVNFSTAIPTINYEQTKKSKSIILQFISQLKNEQQFDEKRIYLCGFSQGAIMSYIVGLTRPDIVHGIAIMSGRLLDEIKPSIYPDDMLKRLKVFISHGTNDSILNIQFARDSLSYLKMLGINPTYKEYPEDHVINSEMLNDLIGWLISN from the coding sequence ATGTCGACAAGAAATCCCAGCAACATTAAATTTTCAGAAAACAGTCTGCACTATTTAATAAGAAAGCCCAAAATCAAGACGGATAACCCTCCTCTTATTCTTCTATTGCATGGCGTAGGTAGTAATGAAAAAGACTTGTTTTCTATTTCAGATCGTTTACCCGATGATTTTCTGGTTGTATCTGCCAGAGCACCTCATAAAATTGATAACGGAAGTTATGCCTGGTACCAGGTAAATTTTTCGACTGCGATACCTACTATTAACTATGAACAGACGAAAAAAAGTAAAAGCATTATTCTTCAATTTATCAGTCAGCTAAAAAATGAGCAACAGTTCGATGAAAAGCGGATTTATCTGTGCGGATTTAGTCAGGGAGCAATTATGTCGTATATCGTCGGACTTACAAGACCAGACATTGTACATGGGATTGCAATCATGAGCGGAAGATTATTAGATGAAATAAAGCCCTCTATTTATCCAGATGATATGCTGAAACGATTAAAAGTATTTATTTCTCATGGAACCAATGACAGTATCTTAAATATTCAATTTGCAAGGGATAGTTTGTCATATTTAAAAATGCTGGGGATAAATCCAACCTACAAAGAGTATCCGGAAGACCATGTAATAAATAGTGAGATGCTAAATGATCTGATTGGCTGGTTAATCAGTAACTAA
- the ygiD gene encoding 4,5-DOPA dioxygenase extradiol, with protein sequence MNDNIVNNNFRNTESMPVLFVGHGTPMNAIQENEFTTGWQNIGKLVPKPDAILCISAHWVTRGTLVTAMEKPKTIHDFGGFPKELYNIHYPAPGSPELADEIKRLIKKEIVGLDNDWGLDHGCWSVMKHIYPNADIPIVQLSLDYFQEPQYHYELAKELLPLRKKGVMIVCSGNMVHNLRLVDWERLENTDYGYDWAIDALEKMKRFILTDNHKALIDYKLQGNSFKLAIPTNEHYLPMIYALALKEEHEKVSFFNDKNVGGSLAMTSFIIEKSNQSY encoded by the coding sequence ATGAATGATAATATTGTGAATAATAATTTTAGAAATACAGAATCAATGCCCGTATTGTTTGTTGGTCATGGAACTCCGATGAATGCCATTCAAGAGAATGAGTTTACTACCGGCTGGCAAAACATTGGAAAGTTAGTTCCTAAACCAGATGCAATTCTATGCATTTCGGCGCATTGGGTAACTCGCGGTACCCTTGTCACCGCTATGGAAAAGCCTAAAACGATTCATGATTTTGGTGGATTCCCTAAAGAGTTGTATAATATTCATTACCCGGCACCCGGAAGCCCGGAACTGGCAGACGAAATTAAAAGATTGATTAAAAAAGAGATTGTCGGTCTTGATAATGACTGGGGGCTTGACCATGGTTGTTGGAGTGTAATGAAACACATCTATCCGAATGCAGATATTCCTATTGTTCAACTGAGTCTGGATTATTTTCAGGAACCGCAATATCATTACGAACTAGCGAAAGAGCTTTTACCACTCCGAAAAAAGGGGGTAATGATTGTGTGTAGCGGGAATATGGTACATAACCTTAGATTGGTTGACTGGGAGAGGCTGGAAAATACAGATTATGGTTATGACTGGGCTATTGATGCCCTTGAGAAGATGAAAAGATTCATTCTTACTGACAATCATAAAGCTTTGATTGATTACAAATTGCAAGGAAATTCATTTAAACTGGCAATTCCGACTAACGAACATTATTTGCCCATGATTTATGCATTGGCTTTGAAGGAGGAACACGAAAAAGTGAGTTTCTTTAACGATAAAAACGTTGGTGGGTCACTTGCAATGACTTCGTTTATAATTGAAAAGAGTAATCAATCTTATTAA